From one Thermomicrobiales bacterium genomic stretch:
- a CDS encoding xanthine dehydrogenase family protein molybdopterin-binding subunit, whose amino-acid sequence MVRSAMIGARVRRKEDPRLITGSSMYVDDLQMSGMLHVVFVRSPYAHALIKGIDTSAAAVAPGVVAVYTSEQLAEFCGPMPGGAGGEGAPMEEEPDADAPIPVPTTWPLARGKARWAGEPIVAVVAESVAQATDAAELVEIDYEELRAVVDIEAAQRGGSPLVWDSIAHNVGIRYSRARGDTDKAFADAAWTIKQRIRSQRVLPTPMEGRVTAAAPDPLTNGLTVWASNQAPHWVRRDVARQLGLSESSVRVIAPEVGGGFGAKIPVYREDLATAAIANKLRRPVKWTETRSENFAAMTHGRCQLAEIELAADADGRITGLRLDVTGDAGAYASGLDMPPITTMMSVGCYAIPNVDLKAQAIYTNTSAIGAYRGAGRPEAAYYIERAVDILAHKMGKDPAELRRLNFIQPDQFPYDTPAGFTYDTGEYEKALDKALEVSSYQQLRAAQAEARKQGRLVGIGMASYVEICGFGPWESSSIRVDPSGAVSIFTGISPHGQGQETTFAQMIADELGADFDRIIVHHGDTGNTPQGNGTMGSRGLAVGGAAVMVSAVKIRDKMLAIAGHSLEVDKDDIEYDRATGTYRVKGTPDRALTFNEIAGAAYGGELPAGIEAGLVTTDFFSTRGETYPFGTHIAQVEIDPETGRVNVQHFWSVDDCGNVISPTLVEGQVHGGLAQGIGQALYEEAVYDDDGNLLTSTMMEYALPHADSFPMFDLHRTVTTTPLNPMGAKGIGEAATIGSTPAMVNAVLDALAPAGITHLDMPLSAPKVWAALAGEL is encoded by the coding sequence ATGGTTCGAAGCGCAATGATCGGCGCTCGGGTGCGCCGCAAGGAAGATCCTCGACTTATCACCGGGTCGTCGATGTATGTCGACGATCTGCAGATGTCCGGTATGTTGCACGTTGTCTTCGTCCGGTCACCCTATGCCCACGCACTGATCAAGGGGATCGACACGTCGGCCGCGGCAGTCGCGCCCGGCGTCGTTGCCGTCTACACCAGCGAACAGCTCGCCGAGTTCTGCGGCCCGATGCCGGGCGGCGCCGGCGGCGAGGGCGCGCCGATGGAGGAGGAGCCGGACGCCGATGCTCCGATCCCGGTCCCGACAACCTGGCCGCTGGCTCGTGGCAAGGCGCGCTGGGCGGGCGAGCCGATTGTCGCCGTCGTCGCGGAGAGCGTCGCGCAGGCGACCGACGCAGCCGAGCTCGTCGAGATCGACTACGAGGAGCTGCGGGCCGTCGTCGACATCGAAGCGGCCCAGCGGGGAGGTTCGCCGCTGGTCTGGGACAGCATCGCCCACAACGTTGGCATCCGCTACAGCCGCGCGCGAGGCGACACCGACAAGGCGTTCGCCGACGCTGCCTGGACGATCAAGCAGCGCATCCGCTCGCAGCGAGTGCTGCCGACCCCGATGGAGGGTCGCGTCACCGCCGCCGCGCCGGATCCGCTGACCAACGGCCTCACCGTCTGGGCATCCAACCAGGCGCCTCACTGGGTGCGTCGCGACGTCGCCAGGCAGCTGGGGCTGAGCGAGTCGAGCGTGCGGGTGATCGCGCCGGAGGTCGGCGGCGGCTTCGGGGCCAAGATCCCGGTCTACCGCGAGGATCTCGCGACCGCGGCGATTGCCAACAAGCTGCGCCGGCCGGTGAAGTGGACCGAGACGCGCTCGGAGAACTTCGCCGCGATGACCCACGGGCGCTGCCAGCTGGCCGAGATCGAGCTGGCTGCCGACGCCGACGGGCGGATCACCGGCCTGCGGCTGGACGTCACCGGCGACGCCGGGGCCTACGCGTCTGGCCTGGACATGCCGCCGATCACGACGATGATGTCGGTCGGCTGCTACGCGATCCCGAACGTCGACCTGAAGGCGCAGGCGATCTACACCAACACCTCGGCGATCGGCGCATATCGCGGCGCTGGCCGGCCGGAGGCGGCCTACTACATCGAGCGGGCGGTCGATATCCTGGCCCACAAGATGGGCAAGGACCCGGCCGAGCTGCGGCGGCTGAACTTCATCCAGCCCGATCAGTTCCCCTACGACACGCCGGCCGGCTTCACCTACGACACCGGTGAGTACGAGAAGGCGCTCGACAAGGCGCTGGAGGTCTCCAGCTACCAGCAGCTGCGGGCAGCGCAGGCGGAGGCCCGCAAGCAGGGCCGGCTGGTCGGCATCGGCATGGCGTCCTACGTCGAGATCTGCGGCTTCGGGCCGTGGGAGAGCAGCAGCATCCGGGTCGACCCAAGCGGGGCGGTCAGCATCTTCACCGGCATCTCGCCGCACGGCCAGGGGCAGGAGACGACGTTCGCCCAGATGATCGCCGACGAGCTGGGGGCCGACTTCGACCGCATCATCGTTCACCATGGCGACACCGGCAACACGCCGCAGGGCAACGGCACGATGGGCAGCCGCGGCCTGGCGGTCGGCGGCGCGGCGGTGATGGTCTCTGCGGTGAAGATCCGCGACAAGATGCTGGCGATCGCCGGCCACTCGCTGGAGGTCGATAAGGACGACATCGAGTACGACCGCGCGACCGGGACCTACCGGGTGAAGGGCACGCCCGACCGCGCGCTGACCTTCAACGAGATCGCCGGGGCGGCCTACGGCGGCGAGCTGCCGGCCGGGATCGAGGCCGGCCTGGTCACGACCGACTTCTTCTCGACGCGGGGCGAAACCTACCCGTTCGGCACGCACATTGCACAGGTCGAGATCGACCCGGAGACCGGAAGGGTCAATGTCCAGCACTTCTGGTCGGTCGACGACTGCGGCAACGTCATCAGCCCGACCCTCGTTGAGGGGCAGGTCCACGGCGGGCTGGCGCAGGGCATCGGCCAGGCACTCTACGAGGAGGCCGTCTACGACGACGACGGCAACCTCCTGACCAGCACGATGATGGAGTACGCGCTGCCGCACGCCGACAGCTTCCCGATGTTCGATCTGCACCGCACCGTCACGACGACCCCGCTGAACCCGATGGGCGCCAAGGGGATCGGCGAGGCGGCGACGATCGGCTCGACCCCGGCGATGGTCAACGCCGTCCTCGACGCGCTGGCCCCGGCCGGCATCACCCACCTCGACATGCCCCTCTCCGCCCCGAAGGTGTGGGCGGCGCTGGCGGGCGAGTTGTAA